In Hominilimicola fabiformis, the following proteins share a genomic window:
- the zapA gene encoding cell division protein ZapA, whose amino-acid sequence MAVNRVSITINSRQYTVVAEESREYIERLGEHINEKVKNVLNGGQNVLGERPIVLAALNICDEYFKALESDDSVKIEMEKLNSKIDNLKKENDSIKRELDDAKSGQVTIDETELNAELTSTKKDLETANKNNKTLEETIKSLKEKLKAYEENTVVSDGKKKVK is encoded by the coding sequence GGTGAACAGAGTTTCAATAACCATTAATTCACGTCAATATACAGTTGTTGCTGAGGAAAGCAGAGAGTATATCGAAAGATTGGGCGAACATATAAATGAAAAGGTTAAAAACGTTTTGAATGGCGGTCAAAATGTTCTTGGGGAACGTCCTATTGTTTTGGCGGCACTTAATATTTGTGACGAATATTTCAAAGCACTTGAATCGGACGATTCTGTAAAGATTGAAATGGAAAAATTAAATTCAAAAATCGATAATTTAAAAAAAGAGAACGACTCGATAAAAAGAGAACTTGACGACGCAAAAAGCGGACAGGTTACGATTGATGAAACAGAATTGAATGCCGAATTAACATCAACAAAAAAAGACCTTGAAACAGCAAATAAAAACAATAAAACACTTGAAGAAACTATTAAAAGTTTAAAAGAAAAACTAAAAGCATACGAAGAAAATACAGTTGTATCAGACGGCAAGAAGAAGGTTAAATGA